In Myxococcus stipitatus, a single window of DNA contains:
- the rnpA gene encoding ribonuclease P protein component codes for MKAEGATPGPRGPADQRFPKALRLLGRREFLEVQEGGQKVPSDCLLALYKRNGRTYSRVGLTVSSKVGNAVVRARLRRVLRELFRKRRMQWPQGLDVVLVARSSAKDASFPVLARAFDGVTRKLQRLPPAAESKPKEPLK; via the coding sequence GTGAAGGCCGAGGGTGCGACGCCGGGCCCGCGAGGCCCGGCAGACCAGCGCTTCCCCAAGGCCCTGCGCCTGCTCGGCAGGCGTGAGTTCCTCGAGGTCCAGGAAGGCGGGCAGAAGGTCCCTTCCGACTGTCTCCTGGCCCTCTACAAGCGCAATGGCCGGACGTACTCCCGTGTTGGCCTCACCGTGTCGAGCAAGGTGGGTAACGCGGTGGTACGGGCGCGCCTCAGACGCGTGTTGCGCGAGCTGTTCCGCAAGCGTCGCATGCAATGGCCCCAGGGCCTGGACGTGGTGTTGGTGGCGCGCTCGTCCGCGAAGGACGCCTCCTTCCCGGTGCTCGCGCGCGCCTTCGACGGTGTCACTCGCAAGCTGCAGCGGCTCCCGCCGGCCGCCGAGTCGAAGCCGAAGGAGCCTCTGAAATGA
- the yidD gene encoding membrane protein insertion efficiency factor YidD, whose translation MSPLAFVISLPIRFYRKCIGPFLPKVCRFHPSCSTYAMEALEKHGGLKGSWLTLWRLMRCQPFHPGGIDPVP comes from the coding sequence ATGAGCCCGCTCGCCTTCGTCATCTCGCTGCCCATCCGGTTCTACCGGAAGTGCATCGGCCCTTTCCTCCCCAAGGTGTGCCGCTTTCATCCGTCGTGCTCCACCTACGCCATGGAGGCGCTGGAAAAGCACGGCGGTCTCAAGGGTTCCTGGCTCACCCTCTGGCGGCTCATGCGCTGCCAGCCCTTCCACCCGGGTGGTATCGACCCGGTGCCGTGA
- the rpmH gene encoding 50S ribosomal protein L34 yields the protein MSKRTYQPSKLRRNRTHGFRKRNGTKSGRDVLKRRRAKGRKRLVVSAAKK from the coding sequence GTGTCCAAGCGCACGTACCAGCCGTCGAAGCTGCGCCGCAACCGTACCCACGGGTTCCGCAAGCGGAACGGAACCAAGTCCGGCCGGGATGTCCTCAAGCGCCGCCGCGCGAAGGGCCGCAAGCGGCTGGTCGTGTCCGCCGCGAAGAAGTAA
- the yidC gene encoding membrane protein insertase YidC: MNDPLSPQSNDSQKRLLVALLLSFAVTAGWMYLFPPKPPPEAAGGDAGVAAQVGGDAGTGAQAALPPSGETPPSTGTPAEATPPPPERQVTLTRKESVYRFSTTGAGLTSAQLQGAKMREQHSLTLAQGFQQLFGKEIPPPPQMNLAQPVPGQPLPLSVTIEGSSPLPANVPYAVDESAQGNAEAVTFTGRQGPWEVVKKLQWPQEGFELVYTIQVKNTSAQAQNGELRVHYARAIDPNFEHAPSFFGGVGNLSRSACFVDEKLHNMNPGDDKPEDTKGQIHYFGINQQYFLSALYPLEGPRAGHCILEATPTARQVTAAFPLSVAPGETVTLRLGGYLGPKDPDLMSVVPGPALRETAGLGAAGAFHPALEDTVDFGIWAVICKILLAVMKFFHGLTGNWGVAIILLTVVVKLVLLPLTYRSMVSMEEVKKLQPRMEEIRKKFADNREQQNLEIMKLYQEAKVNPLGGCLPLLIQMPVWIALFTALRNSFDLYGEPFFGPVWRDLTYKDPTYLLPLALGVSMVITQKMQPQMMDATQAKIMTWFVPVIFTLTLLQYPAGLSLYIFTNNILSIAQQYGLRKWLDRNKPQTGGGTPAVAAAGGRRK; this comes from the coding sequence ATGAACGATCCGCTCTCGCCCCAGTCGAACGACTCCCAGAAGCGGCTGCTGGTCGCCCTGCTGCTGTCCTTCGCGGTCACCGCCGGATGGATGTACCTCTTTCCCCCCAAGCCGCCGCCGGAGGCGGCGGGCGGGGACGCGGGCGTGGCCGCCCAGGTCGGAGGCGACGCGGGCACCGGCGCCCAGGCCGCCCTGCCGCCCTCCGGTGAGACGCCGCCCTCCACCGGCACTCCGGCCGAGGCCACGCCCCCGCCGCCCGAGCGCCAGGTGACGCTGACCCGCAAGGAGTCCGTCTACCGGTTCAGCACCACGGGCGCGGGCCTGACGTCGGCGCAGCTGCAGGGCGCGAAGATGCGCGAGCAGCACTCGCTCACGCTCGCCCAGGGCTTCCAGCAGCTGTTCGGCAAGGAGATCCCGCCGCCGCCGCAGATGAACCTGGCGCAGCCGGTGCCGGGCCAGCCGCTGCCGCTGTCGGTCACCATCGAGGGCTCCAGCCCCCTGCCCGCCAACGTCCCCTACGCGGTGGACGAGAGCGCCCAGGGCAACGCGGAGGCCGTCACCTTCACCGGCCGCCAGGGCCCGTGGGAGGTGGTGAAGAAGCTGCAGTGGCCCCAGGAGGGCTTCGAGCTCGTCTACACCATCCAGGTGAAGAACACGTCCGCCCAGGCGCAGAACGGCGAGCTGCGGGTGCACTACGCCCGCGCCATCGACCCGAACTTCGAGCACGCGCCGTCCTTCTTCGGTGGCGTGGGCAACCTGAGCCGCTCCGCCTGCTTCGTGGACGAGAAGCTCCACAACATGAACCCGGGCGACGACAAGCCCGAGGACACGAAGGGGCAGATCCACTACTTCGGCATCAACCAGCAGTACTTCCTCTCCGCGCTCTACCCGCTGGAGGGTCCGCGCGCCGGCCACTGCATCCTGGAGGCGACGCCCACCGCGCGCCAGGTGACGGCGGCCTTCCCGCTCAGCGTGGCCCCCGGCGAGACGGTGACGCTGCGGCTGGGCGGCTACCTGGGCCCCAAGGACCCGGACCTGATGTCCGTCGTGCCGGGCCCCGCGCTGCGCGAGACGGCCGGCCTGGGCGCCGCGGGCGCGTTCCACCCGGCCCTCGAGGACACGGTCGACTTCGGCATCTGGGCGGTCATCTGCAAGATCCTCCTCGCGGTGATGAAGTTCTTCCACGGCCTGACGGGCAACTGGGGCGTGGCCATCATCCTGCTCACCGTGGTGGTGAAGCTGGTGCTGCTGCCGCTCACCTACCGCTCCATGGTCAGCATGGAAGAGGTGAAGAAGCTCCAGCCGCGCATGGAGGAGATCCGCAAGAAGTTCGCGGACAACCGCGAGCAGCAGAACCTGGAGATCATGAAGCTGTACCAGGAGGCCAAGGTGAACCCGCTGGGCGGGTGCCTCCCGCTGCTCATCCAGATGCCGGTGTGGATCGCCTTGTTCACGGCGCTGCGCAACAGCTTCGACCTGTACGGTGAGCCCTTCTTCGGCCCCGTCTGGCGCGACCTGACCTACAAGGACCCCACGTACCTGCTGCCGCTGGCGCTGGGCGTGTCGATGGTCATCACCCAGAAGATGCAGCCGCAGATGATGGATGCGACGCAGGCGAAGATCATGACCTGGTTCGTGCCCGTCATCTTCACCCTGACGCTGCTGCAGTACCCGGCGGGCCTGTCCCTCTACATCTTCACCAACAACATCCTCTCCATCGCCCAGCAGTACGGGCTGAGGAAGTGGCTGGACCGCAACAAGCCGCAGACGGGTGGAGGCACGCCCGCGGTGGCGGCCGCGGGAGGAAGACGCAAGTGA